One window from the genome of Dioscorea cayenensis subsp. rotundata cultivar TDr96_F1 chromosome 3, TDr96_F1_v2_PseudoChromosome.rev07_lg8_w22 25.fasta, whole genome shotgun sequence encodes:
- the LOC120257669 gene encoding tRNA-dihydrouridine(20/20a) synthase-like has translation MMKYARHNLLSSLVPLQQGSLNHHHSQSIGRLRTFSSQFRRFNSSNGKGPIFSEKDKVNGQYPPPWFSVAPMMDWTDNHYRFLARLISKRAWLFTEMVVAETIVHQKDNLDRFLAFPPEQHPIVLQIGGSNLDNLAKAAELANAYDYDEINLNCGCPSGKVAGHGCFGARLMFDPKFVGDAMSTIATNCDAPVSVKCRIGVDDRDSYNELCEFVYTVSSKSPTKHFIIHARKALLNGLSPAENRTIPPLKYEYYFALLRDFPDLQFTLNGGITCIDQVAAARRQGAHNVMVGRAAYNNPWHMLGHVDSAIYGLPPSVLSRRQVLEQFQIYGDSILKEDGRKKPNVRQLVKPLLNLFHGERGNGLWKRKADTALHHCTTMKSFLEETLSEIPDTVLDSVPERNTPESDGDFVDLDGLLPPPYRCEQQLHSLNDQKASPLLCTA, from the exons ATGATGAAGTATGCAAGACATAACCTGCTTAGTAGTTTGGTTCCTCTTCAACAAGGGAGCTTGAACCACCATCATAGTCAATCCATTGGTAGATTACGTACCTTTTCTAGTCAATTTAGAAGATTTAATTCTTCTAATGGGAAAGGCCCAATTTTCTCCGAAAAGGATAAGGTTAATGGACAGTATCCTCCTCCTTGGTTCAG TGTTGCTCCAATGATGGATTGGACAGATAATCATTATAGATTTCTTGCCCGATTAATATCAAAGCGTGCATGGCTTTTCACAGAGATGGTTGTAGCAGAAACCATTGTTCACCAAAAGGACAACTTG GACAGGTTCTTGGCATTTCCTCCAGAACAACACCCTATTGTTCTTCAAATTGGTGGGAGCAATCTGGATAACCTAGCAAAAGCTGCTGAACTTGCAAATGCTTATGATTATGATGAAATTAACCTCAA TTGCGGATGCCCTAGTGGAAAAGTTGCTGGTCATGGATGCTTTGGTGCACGCCTCATGTTTGATCCAAAG TTTGTTGGGGATGCCATGTCAACCATTGCCACCAATTGTGATGCTCCAGTCAGTGTAAAATGCCGAATAGGGGTTGATGATCGTGATTCATATAATGAACTTT GTGAATTTGTTTATACTGTTTCTTCAAAATCACCGACCAAGCATTTCATTATTCATGCACGTAAGGCATTGCTTAATGGTCTTAGTCCTGCTGAGAATAGGACGATACCCCCTTTGAA ATATGAATATTACTTTGCATTATTACGCGACTTCCCAGATCTGCAATTCACTCTAAATGGGGGCATCACTTGCATTGATCAG GTTGCTGCTGCTAGAAGGCAAGGAGCTCACAATGTCATGGTTGGTCGTGCCGCTTATAATAA CCCATGGCATATGCTTGGCCATGTCGATAGCGCAATATATGGATTGCCGCCTTCTGTTCTTTCACGCCGACAG GTCCTTGAACAGTTTCAGATTTATGGTGACTCAATTCTCAAGGAGGATGGACGCAAAAAGCCAAATGTCAGACAACTTGTTAAG CCACTGTTGAACTTGTTCCACGGGGAACGGGGAAATGGCCTTTGGAAGCGCAAAGCTGATACCGCATTACACCATTGCACG ACGATGAAATCCTTCTTGGAGGAGACATTGTCGGAGATTCCCGACACTGTGTTGGATTCAGTCCCTGAAAGAAACACACCCGAATCTGACGGTGATTTTGTTGATCTTGATGGCTTGTTGCCACCTCCTTACAGATGTGAACAACAATTGCATAGTTTGAATGACCAGAAAGCTTCTCCATTACTATGTACTGCTTAA
- the LOC120253077 gene encoding probable xyloglucan endotransglucosylase/hydrolase protein 23 — protein sequence MSRMLIVLVSYLLVGVGVSAMNFYNDVDLTWGGDKAKIMENGSLLVLILDKGSGSGFQSKAEYLFGRIDIKIKVVPGNSAGTVTAYYLSSQGSTHDEIDFEFLGNVSGEPYTLHTNVFSQGQGNREQQFCLWFDPRLDFHTYSVIWNPQAIIFYVDGTPIREFKNQEDKGVPYPKNQPMRLYSSLWDAEDWATRGGLVKTDWSQAPFTASYRAFAADACLFSNGKSSCTDDNRPSGRWWDQSLDSIGMKKLKWVKDNYMIYDYCQDSKRFPQGFPPECSY from the exons ATGTCAAGAATGTTAATAGTTCTAGTGTCATACTTATTAGTTGGAGTGGGTGTTTCAGCAATGAATTTTTACAATGATGTTGATCTGACATGGGGAGGAGACAAGGCAAAGATAATGGAGAATGGAAGCCTTCTTGTTCTAATTCTTGATAAGGGTTCTGGTTCTGGTTTTCAATCTAAGGCTGAGTATTTGTTTGGCAGGATTGATATTAAGATCAAGGTTGTTCCTGGTAACTCTGCTGGCACTGTCACTGCTTACTAT TTATCTTCACAAGGATCAACACATGATGAGATTGATTTTGAGTTTTTGGGGAATGTGAGTGGAGAACCATACACACTTCATACAAATGTGTTTTCTCAAGGGCAGGGCAACAGAGAACAACAGTTTTGTCTCTGGTTTGATCCTAGATTGGATTTCCACACTTACTCTGTTATTTGGAATCCTCAAGCCATAAT TTTCTACGTAGATGGAACTCCCATCAGGGAATTCAAGAACCAAGAAGATAAAGGTGTACCATACCCTAAAAACCAACCAATGCGGCTCTACTCTAGTCTTTGGGATGCCGAAGATTGGGCTACACGCGGCGGCCTTGTCAAGACTGACTGGTCTCAAGCTCCGTTCACGGCCTCTTACCGTGCCTTCGCCGCAGATGCATGCTTATTCTCTAATGGAAAATCATCATGCACCGATGACAATAGACCAAGTGGAAGGTGGTGGGATCAATCTTTGGACTCAATTGGTATGAAGAAGCTCAAATGGGTTAAGGATAACTATATGATCTATGATTACTGTCAAGATAGCAAAAGGTTTCCACAAGGTTTTCCTCCAGAGTGCTCTTATTGA
- the LOC120283316 gene encoding probable carbohydrate esterase At4g34215 isoform X1 has product MDSTPPSKSIFILSGQSNMAGRGGVHSRKWDTIIPTECEPHPSILRFSASSSWDTAVEPLHADIDVSKACGVGPGMPFATALLPHLPPGSTIGLVPCAVGGTAIKEWERGEKLYEEMVRRSKEVAGEGEIKAVLWFQGESDSLSDDAASVYKMKMEQLIRNLREDLQLPSLPFIQVALASGGEKQYFEKVREAQLGIQVPNVVCVDPMGFSLNEDNMHLTTESQIKLGKMLAQAYLDNFYVSA; this is encoded by the exons atggATTCCACTCCTCCATCCAAATCGATCTTCATCCTCTCCGGCCAGAGCAACATGGCCGGCCGCGGCGGCGTCCACTCTCGCAAATGGGACACCATCATCCCCACCGAATGCGAGCCCCACCCCTCCATCCTCCGTTTCTCCGCCTCCTCCTCCTGGGACACCGCCGTCGAACCTCTCCACGCCGACATCGATGTTTCCAAGGCCTGCGGCGTTGGTCCGGGGATGCCCTTCGCCACCGCGCTCCTACCACATCTTCCTCCTGGATCAACGATCGGCCTCGTGCCGTGCGCCGTCGGTGGCACTGCGATCAAGGAATGGGAGCGGGGGGAGAAGCTGTATGAGGAGATGGTGAGGAGATCGAAGGAGGTCGCCGGGGAGGGGGAGATCAAGGCGGTGCTGTGGTTCCAGGGGGAGAGCGATTCACTTAGCGATGATGCTGCGAGTGTTtacaagatgaagatggagcAGCTCATACGGAATCTCCGGGAGGATCTCCAGCTTCCATCTCTTCCTTTCATTCAG GTTGCACTTGCATCTGGAGGCGAGAAGCAATACTTTGAAAAGGTTAGAGAGGCTCAATTGGGAATACAAGTGCCCAATGTTGTTTGTGTGGACCCCATGGGCTTTTCACTCAATGAAGATAACATGCATCTCACCACTGAATCTCAAATCAAGTTGGGTAAAATGCTTGCACAAGCATACCTTGATAACTTCTATGTTTCtgcttaa
- the LOC120283316 gene encoding probable carbohydrate esterase At4g34215 isoform X2 — MDSTPPSKSIFILSGQSNMAGRGGVHSRKWDTIIPTECEPHPSILRFSASSSWDTAVEPLHADIDVSKACGVGPGMPFATALLPHLPPGSTIGLVPCAVGGTAIKEWERGEKLYEEMVRRSKEVAGEGEIKAVLWFQGESDSLSDDAASVYKMKMEQLIRNLREDLQLPSLPFIQWRRRGVARRDIRHTLHREKKP, encoded by the exons atggATTCCACTCCTCCATCCAAATCGATCTTCATCCTCTCCGGCCAGAGCAACATGGCCGGCCGCGGCGGCGTCCACTCTCGCAAATGGGACACCATCATCCCCACCGAATGCGAGCCCCACCCCTCCATCCTCCGTTTCTCCGCCTCCTCCTCCTGGGACACCGCCGTCGAACCTCTCCACGCCGACATCGATGTTTCCAAGGCCTGCGGCGTTGGTCCGGGGATGCCCTTCGCCACCGCGCTCCTACCACATCTTCCTCCTGGATCAACGATCGGCCTCGTGCCGTGCGCCGTCGGTGGCACTGCGATCAAGGAATGGGAGCGGGGGGAGAAGCTGTATGAGGAGATGGTGAGGAGATCGAAGGAGGTCGCCGGGGAGGGGGAGATCAAGGCGGTGCTGTGGTTCCAGGGGGAGAGCGATTCACTTAGCGATGATGCTGCGAGTGTTtacaagatgaagatggagcAGCTCATACGGAATCTCCGGGAGGATCTCCAGCTTCCATCTCTTCCTTTCATTCAG TGGCGGCGCCGGGGTGTGGCGAGGAGGGACATCCGCCACACCCTCCACCGGGAAAAAAAACCCTGA